The sequence GCGCAATATCTACGAATACGCCGATAAAGGATTTATCACGTTTTCCTTGTTTACAGACGGCTTGCAAAAATCTCTCAAGATAGTCGCTAAAGACGAGGGACCCGGCATTGAAAACGTCGACCGGATATTAAACGGAAAATTCAAGTCGAAGACCGGAATGGGAATCGGTCTGAAAGGCTCCAAATCGCTCATGGATAGTTTTGTAATCGATTCCGAGCCGGGAGCTGGCGCTACGATTACTATGTCGAAAATCATTGAAGGGGGATTCGAGTTAAACAGAGAACAACTCGAAAATCTGAAAGAAGCCCTACTCGATACTTCCGAAAGCGAGAAAGTGACTATCGTAGCCGAACTCGAAGCGCAAAATCAGGAACTAGTAAATATTCTCGAAGAACTCAATAAAAGTTATAAAGAACTTGAAGAAAAAAAGAATCTGCTCGACAAGTTGAACAAAGAGCTCAATAATGCTCTCGAATTGGTAAACAAAAAAAATGTGGAACTGAAAGCGTTCAATTACACTATTTCGCACGACCTGAAAGCTCCTCTGAGAGGCATTTCGGGGTATGCACGCGAAATTACAAGAAAACACGCAGAACCATTGAGCGAACGGGGCAAATTCTGCGTTGAACAAATAATTCAAGCTTCCAAACAAATGGAAGATTTGATTGAAGACCTGCTCAGCTATTCGCGGGTTGAAACCGAAACTATAAATAAAGCGCCTGTGGATATTAAAAAACTGATAGAAACCATATTAAATCAACGCAGACCTATCATCGAGGAAAAATTCGTTAAGTTAAATTTTGTTTGCCCGGAGATTGAATACGAGTGCTGGGAAAGCGGTATGGTTCATGTATTCTCGAATTTAATCGATAATGCAATCAAATTTTCCGCGAAGTCTAATCCGCCGGAAATCGACATAAGAGTTTATACCGAAAAAAACAACTTGATTTTCAGTATCAAAGACAACGGCGTGGGATTCGATATGAAATATCACGACCGTATGTTCGAACTTTTCCAAAGACTAGTGCGATACGACGAATTCGAAGGCACGGGAGCCGGACTGGCAATAGTAAAAAAAATTGTAGAAAAACACGACGGCAGAGTTTGGGCTGAATCCGAACCGGGAAAAGGAGCCCGGTTCTATGTGTCTCTCCCGCTCTGAGGAATAATTATGAAAACAACGCTGCTTAAGCCCATTATGTTAATAGAAGATAATCCGATGGATATTGATATTTCTATTCAAGCTTTTGAAGAGGCGGGTATCAACAATCCGGTGCTCGTTTGCAGGGACGGCGAGGAAGCGTTGCAGACTATTAATAAACTGAGGGATAAAGAGAGTATTTCCTTTCCGGCGCTCGTTATTCTCGACCTTCATCTTACCAAAATCGACGGCGTCGAATTGTTGAAAATAATTAGACGAGACGAAGTCTGGGAAAACATTCCCGTGATTATTTGTTCGACATCCGGCAATAAATCCGATATTGAAAACGCATACAAAGCCGGCGCGAACGCATATTTGATGAAACCTGCGGATTTTGACGAGTTCGTGGAATCCGCCGCTTTACTCAGACAATTCTGGCTGACCAAAAATAAATCTCCGTATAATATATAGAGGGTGAAATGGATAAAAAATATCGACTGCTCTATGTGGAAGATAATTTACAGGATATCGACCTTACCCGGAATTTCTTTGAAGAGCGTAAAGAAGAGTTCGAACTCAAAATTGCCACAAGCGGCGAGCAATTTATTCAATTGCTCGGTTCCGAATCCTTCGACCTGGTTCTGCTGGATAACAAATTACCCGATTTCGACGGCATAACTATATTGAAAGAATTAGCCAGGCTTTCGATTAAAATCCCGATTATTTTGCTTACCGGCAGTGGCAACGACGAACTCGTTGCCGAGGCTCTCAGAATCGGAGCCTCTGCCTATATTCAAAAAACAGGGGATTATTTGGAAAATTTGCCCGACCTTATCAAAAAAACCGTCTCGGAATTCGAATCGGAAGCGGAAGCAAAAAAAATCTTTTTCATAAAATACCCGCTTAATATTTTAATTATCGAAAACGACAATCGGCAAATCGATCTTATAACCGACTACTACAAAAACTACAAAAAGAAATATATTGTCCATATCGCTAAAAGCTGCTTGAGCGCATTGAAAATTCTCGAAGTCAAAAAGAATACCGATCTGGTTTTGTTTAACCTGAACGTCGCGGATATGAAAGCAGCGCAGTTTATAGAAAAAATAAAGAACGACGGATTTGACTTACCCGTGATTGTCTACGCCGAAAAAGGCAGCGAAGACGAGGCGCTTTCCGCATTAAACGGCGGCGCCGTCGATTATATTCTGAAACGTGAAAATTTTCTGATGGAAATCAGATATGCAGCGGAACTCGGCTATCTGAAGCATAAAGTAATGAAAATTCAGGAATCTCCTCAGGGCGGGAAAGAAAAGGAAGAAGATACTTAGCCGCTTTCTTTATAAATAAATATTAGTTATTTTATCCTCGAGAAGTTTAAGTCGGTTGAAGGGCATTATAGTATTAGTATGAGCGGGCGCTATAAGATACTATACATTGAAGATAATTTCTTTGATCAGGATCTTGTTAAAAATTGCCTCGAAGAAAAAGGTGAATTCGAAGTAACTATAGCTTCTACGGCTTCAGAGGGTATGGTATATATTTCTAAAAATGAATTCGACTTAATTCTTCTCGATAATAAACTTCCGGATAT comes from Melioribacter roseus P3M-2 and encodes:
- a CDS encoding ATP-binding protein, which produces MEIKEEKIITLLVDNEEDLVEIRDATRKICEAIGIKQTDQVKVITAVSEITRNIYEYADKGFITFSLFTDGLQKSLKIVAKDEGPGIENVDRILNGKFKSKTGMGIGLKGSKSLMDSFVIDSEPGAGATITMSKIIEGGFELNREQLENLKEALLDTSESEKVTIVAELEAQNQELVNILEELNKSYKELEEKKNLLDKLNKELNNALELVNKKNVELKAFNYTISHDLKAPLRGISGYAREITRKHAEPLSERGKFCVEQIIQASKQMEDLIEDLLSYSRVETETINKAPVDIKKLIETILNQRRPIIEEKFVKLNFVCPEIEYECWESGMVHVFSNLIDNAIKFSAKSNPPEIDIRVYTEKNNLIFSIKDNGVGFDMKYHDRMFELFQRLVRYDEFEGTGAGLAIVKKIVEKHDGRVWAESEPGKGARFYVSLPL
- a CDS encoding response regulator, which codes for MKTTLLKPIMLIEDNPMDIDISIQAFEEAGINNPVLVCRDGEEALQTINKLRDKESISFPALVILDLHLTKIDGVELLKIIRRDEVWENIPVIICSTSGNKSDIENAYKAGANAYLMKPADFDEFVESAALLRQFWLTKNKSPYNI
- a CDS encoding response regulator, with translation MDKKYRLLYVEDNLQDIDLTRNFFEERKEEFELKIATSGEQFIQLLGSESFDLVLLDNKLPDFDGITILKELARLSIKIPIILLTGSGNDELVAEALRIGASAYIQKTGDYLENLPDLIKKTVSEFESEAEAKKIFFIKYPLNILIIENDNRQIDLITDYYKNYKKKYIVHIAKSCLSALKILEVKKNTDLVLFNLNVADMKAAQFIEKIKNDGFDLPVIVYAEKGSEDEALSALNGGAVDYILKRENFLMEIRYAAELGYLKHKVMKIQESPQGGKEKEEDT